A section of the Rhodopirellula halodulae genome encodes:
- a CDS encoding S9 family peptidase, with protein MLARRSLVFIAWSLFTASAGVWFALEANHKATAQDASLQAPPSPTQTDPAELTLKRLFKTSDFASRLRTLKWDDQNEFLWELKRGKEGPALQRFSIPALGATTIVPRERFLLPATESTDPDTEQRSEPQPIDIAEWTFSADEKRLLVYNNTRRVWRQHTRGDYWLTDLTKEEVVWRQVGGKAEEASTMFATFAPDGQSIAFVRDNDLYLEDCSTGDLQMVAGSDDPRLIHGTFDWVYEEELGLRNGFRFSPNSQKLAFWQLDSTGVPVQTMIDNTSQRYAQTIEFAYPKVGQTNSAAKVGVWDRNSKHTVWLDLPGDPREHYVAAVDWLPKEFANANGRLLVQQLNRKQNHNRVFLCDVETGHCVNIHTEVNDAWVRHQPKLHWIPASALGESTSNPAPRLLWLSERSGWQHIEAIEIPTPESFDDESSLPSRITPLTGGDWDVLSIEAVADDGRRIDFVASPEHAAQRALYRVTLADGGTTKIQTTPQRVSPDDGGTFTYSISRNARHALETWSDFNSAPVKRLVQLDPYQQLKIVSDNETLQQSLDDLTPVHTEFLRLPIGEFTDDTASEQMELDVWIMMPVANASSGNDAPRESIPLLVHVYGEPAGQTVLDRYGGTSYLWHRMLTQHGIAVASVDNRGANSPRGKAFRQSIYKQIGRISISDQAHATQALLKRFPVLDPNRVGLWGWSGGGSSTLNGLFQFPELYSMGIAIAPVPDQLDYDTIYQERYMGLVTENREAFVAGSPITHAGGLSDPLLLVHGTADDNVHYASSERLINRLIAENKQFRLMAYPGRTHSIKEGEGTRYHLRTMMTEFVLEKLKGER; from the coding sequence ATGCTCGCTCGACGAAGTCTTGTTTTCATTGCCTGGTCCCTCTTCACCGCGTCCGCTGGGGTGTGGTTTGCGTTGGAAGCCAACCACAAAGCGACCGCCCAAGACGCAAGCCTCCAGGCCCCTCCTTCACCGACGCAAACGGATCCGGCTGAGCTCACGCTAAAACGGCTTTTCAAAACATCCGATTTCGCGTCTCGACTGCGGACGTTGAAATGGGATGACCAAAACGAATTCTTGTGGGAGCTGAAACGCGGCAAGGAGGGGCCCGCTTTGCAACGGTTCTCGATTCCGGCTTTGGGAGCGACGACGATTGTGCCGCGAGAACGTTTTTTGCTGCCCGCGACGGAATCGACCGATCCTGATACCGAGCAGCGCAGCGAGCCCCAGCCCATCGACATCGCCGAATGGACCTTTTCTGCCGATGAAAAGCGATTGCTCGTCTACAACAACACGCGTCGTGTATGGCGGCAGCACACGCGGGGCGATTACTGGCTGACGGATCTGACGAAGGAGGAGGTAGTTTGGCGTCAGGTCGGCGGCAAAGCGGAGGAGGCGAGCACGATGTTCGCGACGTTCGCACCGGACGGCCAATCCATCGCTTTCGTTCGAGACAACGATCTGTATCTGGAGGACTGCTCCACAGGTGACCTGCAGATGGTGGCGGGGTCCGACGATCCGCGGCTGATCCACGGGACGTTCGATTGGGTGTACGAAGAGGAGCTCGGATTGAGGAACGGGTTTCGATTCAGTCCCAACAGTCAGAAGCTGGCGTTTTGGCAATTGGACAGCACCGGGGTGCCGGTCCAAACGATGATTGACAACACATCCCAGCGGTACGCCCAGACCATCGAGTTTGCATATCCGAAAGTCGGGCAAACCAATTCGGCGGCGAAGGTTGGTGTCTGGGATCGAAACAGCAAGCACACGGTTTGGCTCGATCTGCCGGGTGATCCACGAGAACACTATGTTGCCGCGGTTGATTGGTTGCCCAAAGAATTTGCAAACGCGAATGGTCGTTTGTTGGTGCAGCAACTGAACCGCAAGCAAAATCACAACCGAGTGTTCTTGTGCGATGTCGAAACCGGACACTGCGTCAACATCCACACGGAAGTCAACGATGCCTGGGTTCGGCACCAGCCAAAACTTCACTGGATCCCGGCTTCGGCGTTGGGGGAATCCACCAGCAATCCAGCACCACGGTTGCTCTGGTTGTCCGAGCGATCTGGTTGGCAGCACATTGAAGCGATTGAAATCCCGACGCCAGAATCGTTTGACGACGAGTCCAGTCTTCCGTCGCGAATCACGCCGCTGACGGGAGGTGATTGGGATGTCCTTTCGATCGAAGCCGTTGCCGACGACGGCCGACGAATCGACTTTGTCGCATCTCCCGAACATGCCGCTCAGCGAGCCTTGTACCGCGTGACGCTGGCGGACGGCGGAACGACCAAGATCCAGACAACTCCCCAGCGAGTTTCTCCTGATGATGGCGGGACATTCACTTATTCAATCAGCCGCAACGCAAGACATGCCCTGGAGACCTGGTCTGATTTCAATTCCGCGCCGGTCAAACGCTTGGTGCAGCTGGATCCGTACCAGCAATTGAAGATCGTCTCGGACAACGAAACCCTTCAGCAATCGCTGGACGATTTGACGCCAGTCCACACTGAATTTTTGCGGCTACCGATCGGTGAGTTCACCGACGACACGGCCTCCGAGCAGATGGAGCTGGATGTGTGGATCATGATGCCCGTTGCGAACGCTTCCTCCGGAAACGACGCACCGCGAGAAAGCATTCCGTTGTTGGTGCATGTGTACGGTGAACCTGCTGGGCAGACGGTGCTTGATCGCTACGGCGGAACCAGTTACCTGTGGCACCGCATGTTGACTCAACATGGAATTGCCGTCGCCAGCGTTGACAATCGCGGAGCCAACTCGCCTCGCGGGAAGGCATTTCGACAATCAATCTACAAGCAAATTGGTCGCATCTCGATCTCGGATCAAGCTCACGCGACGCAGGCTCTGCTCAAGCGTTTTCCGGTGCTCGATCCAAATCGAGTTGGATTGTGGGGCTGGAGTGGCGGTGGATCATCGACATTGAACGGACTGTTCCAGTTCCCGGAGTTGTATTCCATGGGCATCGCCATCGCGCCGGTTCCCGACCAACTGGACTACGACACGATCTACCAAGAACGTTACATGGGACTCGTGACCGAAAACCGCGAAGCATTCGTTGCCGGCTCACCGATCACGCATGCTGGTGGCCTTTCGGATCCGTTGCTTCTGGTTCATGGGACGGCTGACGATAACGTGCACTACGCGTCGTCCGAGCGTTTGATCAATCGTCTGATCGCCGAAAACAAGCAGTTCCGATTGATGGCTTACCCCGGTCGCACGCACTCCATCAAAGAAGGAGAAGGCACTCGCTATCACCTGCGAACGATGATGACTGAGTTTGTTTTGGAGAAGCTGAAAGGGGAAAGGTAG
- a CDS encoding aldose epimerase family protein, which produces MSFVTTPFGQTKDGKAVQKITMTNSHGHRVSVMNWGASLLEVEVPDRLGNLANVNMVFDSLDRYLEPHPGFGSSIGRFCNRIGLAKFDIDGETYQVTVNHGKHCLHGGKENFSHKWWDADLFTGKDDQGRDEIGVRFSLLSPDGDEGFPGEVTAGAEYRWNDDNELTVIYSATTTKPTHVNLTNHAYWNLAGIAAGDGGASSVHDHVLLLHCNETLDVDEDLIPTGSTSGVEGTPFDFLHPEMIGKRIDQLPATKGYDHCYVVAGEPGKLRPAASVLEPNSGRTLEIETTQPGMQLYTGNHLGGNDSSAGHKSHEAFCLETQHSPDACNHPNFKSTLLRPGDTLKETTIHRFGVDKD; this is translated from the coding sequence ATGAGTTTCGTCACCACTCCATTCGGTCAAACCAAAGACGGAAAAGCGGTTCAAAAGATCACGATGACCAATTCGCACGGGCATCGCGTTTCGGTAATGAACTGGGGAGCCTCGCTTTTGGAGGTCGAGGTCCCAGACCGCCTAGGCAACTTGGCAAACGTGAACATGGTCTTTGATTCGCTGGACCGCTACCTCGAACCTCATCCGGGTTTTGGTAGCTCCATCGGTCGATTCTGCAATCGCATCGGACTGGCGAAGTTCGACATTGACGGCGAGACCTATCAAGTCACCGTGAATCATGGCAAACACTGCTTGCACGGTGGCAAAGAGAACTTCTCGCACAAATGGTGGGACGCGGACCTGTTCACAGGAAAAGATGACCAGGGTCGCGACGAAATTGGGGTGCGTTTCAGCTTGCTCAGCCCCGACGGCGATGAAGGCTTTCCCGGCGAAGTCACCGCGGGTGCAGAGTACCGGTGGAACGACGACAATGAACTCACCGTCATCTACTCAGCAACCACCACGAAGCCGACCCATGTGAACTTGACCAATCACGCCTACTGGAATCTCGCTGGCATCGCGGCGGGTGACGGGGGTGCCAGCTCGGTTCACGACCATGTCTTGCTGCTGCATTGCAACGAGACATTGGATGTCGACGAGGACCTGATCCCAACCGGCTCGACGTCCGGCGTGGAGGGCACGCCCTTTGATTTCTTGCATCCGGAAATGATCGGCAAACGCATCGATCAATTGCCCGCGACGAAGGGTTACGACCATTGCTACGTTGTCGCCGGAGAGCCAGGCAAACTTCGTCCCGCGGCGAGCGTGCTGGAACCCAACAGCGGTCGCACTTTGGAAATCGAAACGACGCAACCAGGCATGCAGCTTTACACGGGCAACCACCTGGGCGGCAACGATTCCTCCGCCGGCCACAAAAGCCACGAAGCTTTCTGTTTGGAAACGCAACACTCCCCAGACGCCTGCAATCATCCCAATTTCAAGAGCACCTTGCTTCGTCCCGGCGACACGCTGAAAGAAACCACCATCCATCGTTTCGGCGTCGACAAAGACTGA
- a CDS encoding ABC transporter permease yields MTNSIRGLFQINPVAWLRNNPVLQRELLVNLRTNRSFLLLLVYQLVLAAVTLIAWPDDDRLDLSKNPPSARRLVDLFFLGQYVIASLMAPSFAAGTISGEKERQTYEMLLASPLKPGSIVMGKLIAALTHLALLIVASLPIIVLFLPLGGVSVYEVAAAYLGLFVSVVLFGAIGVFCSSYFSRTSNSLVVSYLLILPLVIGGVLLWQSLAGDGLLRLKVIVLVVPAFAVAAVILMSAAAASRMLYPPDVGSEGKEVIDLEQEAAEAVGLVIQPDQFPDRLFAPPRKETLMEDGANPVYDKEIHGEIFSQGTLMLRLVIQISILLAIPLMGVLLFWQTPNAPWFAVYVIVFNMLVGPVFLAGTMTSERERQTLDLLMTTTLSPWKIFWGKFIVGFRVAFVLTSFLVWPMLLGVGLNTDFYSNWRLIVGMFSIPVVVSVVNAVIAMTASLYQQRTSMALMTTYLALLILYVVPPGAKILSSTLGLSSSIQSGVQVAGVLSPFSALFALPMDENLMRGGNSYPGEPTLVIGYFVSSLLLIVIASMMIRWKLRPQH; encoded by the coding sequence ATCACGAATTCAATCCGAGGATTGTTTCAGATCAATCCGGTGGCATGGCTACGGAACAATCCGGTGCTGCAGCGAGAACTGTTGGTGAACCTGCGCACCAATCGTTCGTTTCTGTTGCTGTTGGTTTACCAGTTGGTGTTGGCCGCTGTGACGTTGATCGCGTGGCCCGACGATGACCGATTGGACCTGTCCAAGAACCCGCCTTCGGCACGCCGGTTGGTCGACCTGTTTTTCTTGGGACAGTATGTCATCGCCAGTTTGATGGCCCCCAGTTTCGCGGCGGGAACGATCTCGGGTGAAAAAGAGCGTCAAACCTACGAGATGCTTTTGGCCAGTCCGCTCAAACCGGGCTCCATCGTGATGGGGAAGCTGATCGCCGCGCTCACGCATTTGGCGTTACTGATTGTCGCTTCGCTGCCCATCATCGTGCTGTTTCTGCCGCTGGGTGGCGTCAGTGTTTATGAGGTCGCGGCGGCTTACTTGGGACTGTTCGTTTCGGTCGTTTTGTTTGGTGCGATCGGTGTCTTTTGCAGCAGCTACTTCTCTCGCACGAGCAACTCGCTAGTGGTGAGTTACCTGTTGATTTTGCCGCTCGTGATCGGCGGTGTCTTGCTGTGGCAATCATTGGCCGGTGATGGCTTGTTGCGTTTGAAAGTCATCGTGTTGGTGGTTCCGGCCTTCGCGGTCGCCGCCGTGATTCTGATGTCCGCGGCAGCAGCCTCCCGCATGCTGTATCCACCCGATGTCGGCAGCGAAGGCAAGGAGGTCATCGACTTGGAACAGGAAGCCGCGGAGGCCGTTGGGTTGGTGATTCAGCCCGACCAGTTCCCCGATCGCTTGTTCGCGCCACCGCGAAAAGAAACGTTGATGGAGGACGGGGCCAATCCGGTTTACGACAAGGAGATCCACGGCGAGATTTTCAGCCAAGGAACGTTGATGCTGCGTTTGGTGATCCAAATCAGCATCCTGTTGGCGATCCCGTTGATGGGCGTGTTGCTGTTCTGGCAAACACCCAATGCACCCTGGTTCGCGGTCTATGTGATTGTGTTCAACATGTTGGTCGGCCCTGTGTTTTTAGCGGGAACGATGACCAGCGAACGTGAGCGACAAACGCTGGACCTGCTGATGACCACCACGTTGTCGCCGTGGAAAATTTTTTGGGGCAAGTTCATTGTCGGTTTTCGTGTCGCGTTCGTGCTCACCAGTTTTCTGGTTTGGCCGATGTTGCTGGGCGTCGGGTTGAACACCGACTTCTATTCCAATTGGCGGCTGATTGTCGGGATGTTTTCGATCCCCGTCGTGGTCAGCGTCGTCAACGCGGTGATCGCGATGACCGCCTCGCTCTACCAACAACGCACATCAATGGCATTGATGACGACCTACCTGGCGTTGTTGATCCTGTATGTCGTGCCGCCCGGGGCCAAAATTCTTTCGTCGACATTGGGGCTTTCGTCGAGCATCCAGTCGGGAGTCCAGGTGGCCGGTGTTTTGAGTCCTTTCTCAGCTCTGTTCGCACTTCCGATGGATGAAAACTTGATGCGAGGAGGCAACAGCTACCCGGGAGAGCCGACTTTGGTGATTGGCTATTTCGTGAGCAGCCTGCTTCTGATCGTGATTGCCTCGATGATGATTCGCTGGAAACTGCGGCCCCAACATTGA
- the epmB gene encoding EF-P beta-lysylation protein EpmB: MNRVPEGNVRAGSLAIEPEFVPVGELTSGGGIDEVLDQPPCPPLPPVQSGVTSKQSGKTPEKEAHWRHSMKHAIRSSSELRRQLNLPPNDAENSIESDDHGFPVFVPLEFAARMKPGDPTDPLLRQVLPLPQEGVSADGFSDDPVGDLNAAVAPGLLHKYHGRALAITTGACGIHCRYCFRREFPYGENTSLGNNLDAAIDYLSQNDSIEEVLLSGGDPLTLTDEVLDRLLTRLEAISHVKRLRWHTRMPIVIPSRVTMDWIDRMKRSRLTSWVVVHCNHANELDAVTGDALMSLVDAGIPVLNQAVLLKDINDDADALEALSRRLIDLRVMPYYLHRLDRVRGAAHFEVDDDRGRELIRQLESRLPGFAVPRFVCEQAGEASKTRL, encoded by the coding sequence GTGAACCGAGTCCCAGAAGGAAACGTTCGAGCGGGCAGTTTAGCGATCGAGCCCGAGTTTGTCCCGGTGGGGGAACTCACCTCGGGGGGCGGAATCGACGAGGTTCTCGACCAGCCGCCATGCCCGCCGTTGCCACCGGTTCAATCTGGCGTCACATCGAAGCAATCTGGCAAAACGCCAGAAAAAGAGGCCCATTGGCGGCATTCGATGAAGCATGCCATCCGATCGTCCTCCGAGCTCCGCCGGCAGCTGAATCTGCCGCCCAACGACGCGGAAAACTCGATCGAGTCGGACGATCACGGATTTCCGGTCTTTGTCCCGCTAGAATTCGCCGCTCGGATGAAACCGGGCGACCCAACTGATCCTCTTCTTCGACAGGTTTTGCCTCTGCCGCAGGAGGGCGTTTCGGCCGATGGGTTTTCGGACGATCCGGTGGGAGACCTGAACGCCGCCGTCGCACCCGGCTTGCTCCACAAATATCACGGACGAGCCCTCGCGATCACGACCGGTGCGTGTGGCATCCATTGCCGTTACTGTTTCCGTCGCGAATTCCCTTATGGTGAAAACACCAGTCTCGGGAACAACCTGGACGCGGCGATCGACTACCTGAGCCAAAACGATTCGATCGAAGAAGTCTTGCTCAGCGGCGGCGATCCACTGACGCTGACCGATGAAGTCTTGGACCGATTGCTAACGCGGCTGGAGGCGATCTCTCACGTCAAACGTTTGCGTTGGCACACGCGCATGCCGATCGTCATTCCGTCTCGCGTGACGATGGACTGGATCGATCGCATGAAACGTTCGCGACTGACGTCGTGGGTCGTGGTCCATTGCAATCACGCCAATGAATTGGATGCGGTGACCGGCGACGCGCTGATGAGTTTGGTCGACGCCGGGATTCCGGTGCTGAACCAAGCCGTCTTGTTGAAAGACATCAACGATGACGCCGATGCACTGGAAGCTTTGTCACGGCGTCTGATCGACCTGCGAGTCATGCCGTATTACTTGCATCGCTTGGATCGCGTCCGCGGAGCGGCTCACTTCGAGGTCGACGACGATCGTGGTCGCGAGTTGATCCGTCAGCTAGAATCGCGGTTGCCTGGATTTGCCGTGCCACGTTTCGTGTGCGAGCAAGCCGGTGAAGCGTCGAAGACTCGATTGTAG
- the efp gene encoding elongation factor P, which produces MASYNTSDFRKGLKVQIDGEPYLITEMNFVKPGKGNAMYKCKMKNLIRGTTLDRTYKGGDSLEAADVETTSVQFLYRQGQDYVFMDGTTFDQYEVPGDVAGEIWKYLKDGTECTMTLYNGAAIVVEPPQHVSLEVTECGPGTKGDTATNVTKPAMVETGAEFNVPGFIKEGNVIKINTTNDEYVERVSN; this is translated from the coding sequence GTGGCAAGTTACAACACCAGCGATTTTCGCAAAGGACTGAAGGTTCAAATCGATGGCGAACCTTATTTGATAACTGAAATGAACTTCGTCAAACCCGGGAAGGGTAACGCGATGTACAAGTGCAAGATGAAAAACTTGATTCGCGGCACGACCCTGGACCGGACCTACAAAGGCGGCGACTCGCTGGAAGCCGCGGACGTGGAAACGACCTCCGTGCAATTCTTGTATCGCCAAGGACAGGATTACGTGTTCATGGACGGCACCACGTTTGATCAGTACGAAGTTCCCGGTGATGTCGCAGGCGAAATCTGGAAGTACCTGAAAGATGGTACCGAGTGCACGATGACGCTCTACAACGGCGCCGCGATCGTGGTCGAACCGCCGCAACACGTTTCACTGGAAGTCACCGAGTGTGGCCCCGGAACGAAAGGCGACACCGCCACCAACGTGACCAAGCCTGCAATGGTCGAAACCGGTGCGGAATTCAACGTCCCTGGTTTCATCAAAGAAGGCAACGTGATCAAGATCAACACCACCAACGACGAATACGTCGAACGCGTCAGCAACTGA
- the mgtE gene encoding magnesium transporter, with protein MVNTLFLPELREMLQLGQESELREFCVTLNAGRTAEFMEGLHDAEVWAVLQYAEPERRAEIFGYFEEPRQLHMLAREPAGQAAELVEYIPPDDRVDLIQNLPEEAVEKILPLLPAIDRRDIERLRSYDEGTAGSLMTTDVAKLAERFTAREALEELGRRASDLETIYYLYVVDDNNLLRGIVSARQLVSAISNTTKTLGDLMETDVVVALVGEDQESVAEKVERFNLLAIPVVDSGRQLLGIITHDDVIDVVREELTEDAQRIAAVAPLEDEFLRIGLFTLSYKRGIWLTILFFAALLTAFALRAYETELELYAWLVWFIPLIISAGGNSGSQSATLVITAMTSGEVKNRDLPRVLSRELVVSLLLGLFLAFIGFAVALFIAPSPWDAMVIPFTLLSVIVCGCMCGVALPIMFKRMGLDPALMSNPFVAGIVDILGIVIYINVARVLLAD; from the coding sequence ATGGTGAACACGCTCTTTCTGCCTGAACTTCGCGAAATGTTGCAGCTTGGCCAGGAATCGGAGCTGCGCGAGTTTTGCGTGACGCTGAATGCGGGACGCACGGCGGAGTTCATGGAGGGCCTGCACGACGCGGAAGTTTGGGCCGTTCTGCAATATGCCGAGCCTGAACGTCGCGCGGAGATCTTTGGTTACTTTGAAGAACCACGCCAACTGCACATGTTGGCGCGAGAGCCGGCGGGTCAGGCGGCGGAATTGGTGGAATACATTCCGCCCGATGACCGAGTCGACTTGATCCAGAACTTGCCGGAAGAAGCCGTCGAGAAGATCCTGCCGCTGTTGCCGGCGATTGATCGTCGCGACATCGAGCGGTTGCGTTCGTACGACGAGGGCACCGCCGGTTCGTTGATGACGACGGACGTCGCGAAGTTGGCCGAACGCTTCACGGCTCGCGAAGCGCTCGAGGAACTCGGGCGACGGGCCAGCGACTTGGAAACGATTTACTATCTGTACGTCGTTGACGACAACAACTTGCTTCGCGGGATCGTTTCCGCTCGGCAACTGGTTTCCGCCATCAGCAACACGACCAAAACGCTTGGCGATTTGATGGAAACCGATGTCGTCGTGGCCTTGGTGGGCGAGGATCAAGAATCGGTGGCCGAGAAGGTCGAGCGATTCAATTTGCTGGCGATCCCCGTCGTGGATTCCGGGCGACAATTGCTGGGCATCATCACGCACGATGATGTGATCGACGTGGTTCGCGAAGAATTGACCGAGGACGCTCAGCGGATTGCCGCGGTGGCTCCTTTGGAAGATGAGTTTCTTCGCATCGGTTTGTTCACGTTGTCTTATAAGCGTGGCATTTGGTTGACGATTCTGTTCTTTGCCGCCTTGCTGACCGCGTTTGCTTTGCGAGCTTACGAAACGGAGTTGGAGCTTTACGCGTGGTTGGTTTGGTTCATTCCGCTGATCATCAGTGCCGGTGGAAACTCCGGCAGTCAATCCGCGACGTTGGTCATCACGGCCATGACCAGTGGCGAAGTCAAAAATCGTGATCTGCCGCGAGTGCTCAGTCGTGAATTGGTCGTGTCGTTGCTGCTGGGATTGTTCCTGGCGTTCATCGGTTTCGCGGTGGCGCTGTTCATTGCGCCTTCGCCGTGGGACGCGATGGTGATTCCGTTCACGTTGTTGTCCGTGATCGTGTGTGGCTGCATGTGCGGTGTTGCCTTGCCGATCATGTTCAAACGCATGGGTTTGGACCCGGCTTTGATGAGCAACCCCTTTGTGGCCGGAATTGTTGATATCCTAGGCATCGTGATCTACATCAACGTCGCCCGGGTCCTGCTGGCTGATTGA
- a CDS encoding sugar phosphate isomerase/epimerase family protein: MSHWPIGVFASIDAGLGVAWPVIRELGLPTIQLHAPHAGNRTAEAAQKFKSQLDDFGIQCTAVFGGFDGESYADIPTVVKTVGLVPAETRAARLKEMMEISDFARALAVDCVALHIGFVPHDPLDQEYEGIVEVTRQLCDHCRANEQFLHLETGQETADGLLTFIESVERDNLKINFDPANMILYGSGDPIEALRKVGPYVRSVHCKDGTWSDQPGVTFGCEVPLGQGDVGMENYLQTLKDIGYTGPLTIEREIPEDPARQKAEIGDAVQLLTEIRSEILL; this comes from the coding sequence ATGTCCCATTGGCCCATAGGCGTGTTTGCTTCGATTGATGCGGGACTCGGTGTGGCATGGCCCGTGATCCGAGAACTGGGACTGCCGACCATTCAACTGCACGCACCGCACGCGGGTAACCGAACGGCGGAAGCGGCACAGAAATTCAAATCACAACTGGATGATTTCGGCATCCAGTGCACCGCTGTGTTCGGTGGTTTTGATGGCGAAAGCTACGCCGACATTCCGACGGTCGTCAAAACCGTGGGATTGGTGCCCGCGGAAACACGGGCGGCTCGTTTAAAAGAGATGATGGAAATCAGCGACTTCGCACGCGCATTGGCGGTCGACTGCGTGGCGTTGCACATCGGGTTTGTGCCTCACGATCCACTGGATCAGGAATACGAAGGCATCGTGGAGGTGACTCGCCAACTGTGTGACCATTGCCGAGCCAACGAACAATTCCTGCACCTGGAAACCGGTCAAGAAACCGCGGACGGGTTGCTGACGTTCATCGAGTCGGTCGAACGAGACAACCTGAAGATCAACTTCGATCCCGCCAACATGATTCTTTACGGCTCCGGCGACCCGATCGAAGCTCTGCGAAAGGTCGGACCGTACGTTCGCAGCGTGCATTGCAAAGACGGTACCTGGAGCGATCAACCGGGAGTCACCTTCGGTTGCGAAGTTCCGTTGGGACAAGGCGATGTGGGAATGGAGAACTACCTGCAAACCTTGAAAGACATCGGCTACACCGGCCCGCTAACCATCGAACGCGAAATTCCAGAAGACCCCGCGCGGCAAAAAGCCGAAATCGGCGACGCCGTCCAACTGCTGACCGAGATTCGCAGCGAAATTCTGTTGTGA
- a CDS encoding PEP-CTERM sorting domain-containing protein, with product MTGILMMLSSIANAAVIGGSSSSSFLSSDLEVSLLPILGGVSVSGDLTLGPSVSGSAPAAYSVEEEVLGIAADAGVESGVITTLGVSSSSVMTLASSTVDGSLGTKNAIGSQVIEDLDLSIGDLPVAADVLSITADTITVSSAVNGDFGSLSSSGMMNVANLQVLVNGTQVGLNLDGDLTLTGDIAPNTTVDLSSVLGGATLILNEQSLVGDGTSSLSLDTNAINLQLTNVGVTGVGELDGSVLVGSTNASLNASAVPEPSSLAVLGFASLGGIVWRRRRRPLNTSV from the coding sequence ATGACTGGCATCTTGATGATGCTATCAAGCATTGCCAACGCAGCAGTCATTGGTGGAAGCAGCTCTTCCAGCTTCCTAAGCTCTGATCTTGAGGTCAGTCTACTACCGATACTAGGTGGCGTTTCAGTATCGGGCGACCTGACATTGGGCCCTTCCGTTTCAGGATCAGCGCCGGCAGCCTATTCGGTCGAGGAGGAGGTTTTAGGTATCGCGGCAGATGCGGGAGTTGAATCAGGGGTAATCACCACGTTGGGAGTCAGCTCCAGCTCCGTAATGACCCTTGCTTCTTCGACCGTTGACGGGAGCCTGGGAACTAAAAACGCGATTGGGAGCCAGGTAATTGAGGACTTGGACCTTTCGATAGGAGATTTGCCTGTCGCTGCGGATGTCCTTTCCATCACCGCAGATACGATCACTGTATCGTCAGCTGTGAATGGAGACTTCGGTTCGCTTTCTTCAAGCGGGATGATGAACGTTGCAAATCTTCAAGTTCTGGTAAACGGAACGCAAGTTGGCTTGAATCTCGATGGTGATTTGACTCTCACTGGTGATATCGCTCCGAACACTACGGTTGACCTTTCGAGTGTTCTAGGCGGAGCAACACTTATCCTTAACGAACAGAGCCTGGTTGGTGATGGCACATCTAGCCTAAGTCTAGATACGAACGCGATCAACCTACAGCTGACTAACGTAGGGGTTACCGGTGTTGGGGAGCTTGATGGCAGCGTGCTTGTTGGAAGCACAAACGCCAGCCTCAATGCTTCGGCTGTGCCCGAGCCGTCGTCGCTGGCGGTGCTCGGGTTTGCGAGTCTCGGAGGCATTGTTTGGCGACGTCGCCGTCGACCGTTGAACACTTCTGTCTGA